CTAGGACCTAACTTGACTAATGCAAAATGTAAGCGAGAATGGaattaaaaaggaagaagaagagcaaattgCAGCAAACCCCAAAGATTTGATTAGAGAAAAAGGggcgaagaaaagaaaattaaccatCAATTGGAGCTGCCCAGTGACTCGATCGATCAAATTGGTCTCGAAGCGGAGGATCTCAGGCGCCGCCTTCTCGTTTCGCCAAGCCCGCCTCAACAACTCCACGTCGGTGGTGGAGATTAAGGTCTCGAAATCGTCCATCCCATTGCTCGGCTTGTCGCTCGAGCCCGGCTCGGACTCCATCCGACTCTTCCTGTCTCTTTCAGCGAGCCCGGTATGCCCTTTGGCTTCGGGCGATCTCGATTGCTCGTTCaggtcgagatcgagatcgacaGAGGGAGAGGTACAGACAGTGCGGGGGGTGTGGGGGAGCAGTATTTGGCGCGAAACTCGAAAAGCTTTgaggagggaaaaaatgtgTAACCTCAGTGGTCGATCATGGGCCccagtttggtttttttttttattttttaatttggattGGTGAAGCTATTTACCATTTGAAGTGGTTTTAACTGGAAACACCAGCCTGATATTTCAGATTCAGTGTGGTCTTTTGGATATTACCATCAATGGGCACTTCCATCGTTTCCGGTCTTCTCGTTTCAAAACAGAGGTgattttttctatgaatttatTGAAGAAATCAGCTAGTGCACCACCAATGCTCATGTTTGTCTCTTTATTCATGGGAATGGCTTCATTGGGTCACTCGTGTACAATATTTTTTAATCGATATTGGTGCTCGGTGGGACCGGTTCCATACACCCATTCAAAAATCGGACCGGACCAATGGTTCGGTTCTCGGATGGGTCCACGGAATGAGCTGGTGGTTCATGGTTTCCATTTCTCTAGCGGTAGTTTTTGATTCTAGGTTGGGAACCACTCATCCTGGAACCGATTACCCCTAGTTGAGATGCTCTCGATCCATCAACCATGAAAAAGAGAGGGATCTAATTGTCATAATTTGTTTATTGATCACTTGAgtattataattaaaaaaaaaaagtgcaccgATGTCGATTTCTAATAATTGTAgtgaaactttttttaaaaagttacaaCACTTAGATGAAGTATTCAAGTGTAGCAATTGAAGCAACCAACCGAAAAATTACAGCACTTAAATGAGCGCCATATAAAAGTTGTGACATTTGTGATATCATTTTTCCATCTATATGTCACCGAACCGCAATCGATTTCCATTCCGTTCATGCGATGCCAACATTTGATAATTGATGCATTTTTGTTgggaaaatctttaaaaaaatcctagacaTTTGacaatagtgtcaatttagtcctaagctttttttttatcaattcagtcctaaatcttttgtatttgaaaCAATTCATTCTATTTGGCcaaatttggccaaaaatcccCGATATGTATGCCGGAAGTGTCACaggtgctaacgtggacaaatttcaataacaattcaatatttttaatttttgttccttttttatcatttttttcctaGACTCCAACCTTGCCGGCAATAGGCGAGGGTGCCGCGGCCAGATTTAGGGTGGATCGGTTCCCACTTTGGAATTGGAAACCATATCAAAAGGATTGGTTTTTCGTTTGTGAAGCTAGAAACCGGCCCATCTGGTTCTCGACTCAGTCGAGAGCCGAACCCAACCGACGCCCAGGGACCTGATCCTCCATTTCCCTCTCGCCTTCACCATCCAACTCATCCTCAAGCATGAAGTCATCATCGTTAACCTTCAGAATCAAATCTTCCTCGCAAATCAAAAGCGTCATCACAATAGGCAGTAAATAAACAACCCCAAGAGCAGTAATGCAGAGAAACATCAAATTCCAAGGAGCATCCATAATGTTCGTTCAGCATTAGCTTAAGTACGGGAACCTAATCCACGGCCATGACTCAATGAGCTCGACGCAaccaaccaaagaaaaataCGGAAGAGGAAAACTCGATCCGAACGcactgcagaaaaaaaaaaaacacccacaAAGGCCGAAACTTCAATGAGCGAGAAATGAAATGGTACCAGAAAAACCATTGCTTTTCTTCAAATGTTCAGTGAAAGAGAGTTTGAGAGACTGAAAGTGAGCTTGACTAAGAGTGAGCGTGAGGTTGCCAGAGGCATGCGtcttggcgagagagagagagagagagagagagagagagagagagagggcgtcATGAATAGTAATTAGGGTTTTTAGTTTTGTAAAAACGAGAATGTATTTAACGGTTCGGTCCTTGTGGTCCAGATGGGTGGGTCCACACTTGGAACCGGAAACCATATCGATATTCACCTGTTCCACCGGAGCCACTCAGAATTGACTGATTCGGTTCAGTCCAGTTCTTTTACTCACCCTTAGCTAGAATTCCTCGAAAAGTTTCTAATACAAATTATAATTAAGGGAAAAAGCCTTTAAAAACCTCAAGTTATGCTCATTGTGACATATttgttcaaaactttttttttgtgacatcaataACGCCAAACTTGTCCCTGTGTGACACATTTTTCCTCTATCACCGAGCACGGTGAAAATTCCTATGTAGCTACCTACACGGACGACGGAAGGCAAAAACGGTGCCGACGCGACATCCATGTGGCAAAAATATGCTAACTCACTAcatgtttatctttttttctagttttccttccttcttcgccttcttcCTTGGTTTACCTGGCCGGCGTGTCTACCTCCGCCGCCTTTACCATCGCCATCACCATCGCCATCACCAACATAGATTTCTCTTCGGCCATTATCGACTGCATCTTGCAatcaagaaaaaacaataaaactAGTCGTACATCAATTGTGCATCATTCTCTACTTGTTCTCTACTTCATATAGCAAATTATTAGAAGCATATGTAGTAGCATACTACCAAAGAGGTGATGTTGATACAGGTGGATAACCACACTTAAACAACTGTCTTCAGATACATAATTGGTTAATTCGGCTCTCTCTTTCACCCAatacaccaccaccaccaccgacaaGACGCCAGGTGGAGTTGAAGTGCTTGCGGTGAACAGATAGGCTCCGttcgttttgcaaaaaaatgaatgatttgaaaaatattttcctgaaaatagtCGCTTGTATCGTctacaaaaaatgaaagagcgaaatatattttcattatttacgaAAATACTTGAACATAAACAGTTATTGAGAATGAAactatttttcattgactaattatttcaaacaacaCAAGTCatcacttttaggaaaatgtttatcaaattattcatttttcgcgaaacaagcaGAGCTTAAAACACTCTTATTCTACTAAGGAGCATCATCACACTTAGTTTCATCTCCTAAATGTGCACAACAGAAGGGACAGATCCAACATGACgttggagaaagaagagaacaCAAACAATGACCAATGCACTACCATCATCCTTATCAGATGTTCAAGCGTGATAGAGAAAAGAGGCAGGGAGGAGAAGACCTGCTTGGTGGTAAAGAGTGCACTGACGACTGAAGTCGTCCATGAAAGGAATTGGGGTTGTCGTCGGTGGAGGACGCAGTTTCTTCATCCACCTCCATGCCAATCAACGAAGAAGACGGAGGACGGATAAGAAAAAACGAGAAACATATATTGAGTTTAGCATATTTTTGCCATGTAAGCGTTGTGAAAGTACTGTTTGCCTCCCCTCGTCCTTGAAAGCAACCACATAAGATTTTTAACTGTGCTCATTGACCTTATCTTGACGGAAGGCAAAGGTGTCATAACGGTACAAATTTCGAGCATTTTCGGTGTCAGAAAaaattggggtaaatgtgtcgctTGGACAGAAAAGAGTTCACTGTAAATGTGTCTCCGTGAGcgtaatttgaggtttttttgtgacttttatCTCTTCACCTTGAGCCAGGCTGCATGACAATTCTAGTTTGACACAGTACTGtcttaaaagatgaaaaaaaaaaaaattttgccaacCTACATGATAAGATAGGCTCTCCAAATACAGTATTGTCTCCTCTCCAAGTTTCTCTCTTTAGGTAAGtgagaaaggaaggaaaagagccAGGCAAAATTGGAAAATGCTTGAGGGTAAGTAAAAACTCTTGATGATTGCTGGATTCATACTCAGCATCCGTTTATGGATGGTGTCTTTCCAAATCAAGACATAACCAAGATAATCACATTCTTGTATTCTAGAAAAACGACACTAGAAATTGCGATTATGGCTAAAAATTCGAATATTAGTTTGACTAAGTTGTTCCATTTTCTTACTAATATGAcccaaatttcttttcatcATAATTAATTCTATTGCATTCAGATATATTGATTCTGcatgaataatttgaatttcaagttaGGGAACACCAGTAAAATACAGTGACAGAACCAGGAGTGTACAACattggagaggagagagagactttggATAGGAATAACCTAAGTTTTGTTCATAAGACAGCAAGGACTCATTGGAGGTTCATCATGTTTTAGTCACACAGAATTAAAGAACTTGCCTTGCGAGTAAACCCTAATCCGAATCTGGTAATTACGTTCCGGCACCCGTATTAGGAATCTCGATTTCCTCGAAATGgtggctatatatatatacacgtcCCGAGTTCTTCAGATTGCATTCTGCAATTGATCGTGTTGAGAGATCGTGGGAGCTTCGCGCTGAAGGAATTGATCATGGGTCGGCGCAAGATCGAGATCGCGATGGTGACGGACAGCTGCACGAGGCAAGTGACCTTCTCGAAGCGGAGAACCGGGCTTTTCAAGAAGGCGAACGAGCTTGCGATCCTGTGCGCCGTCCAGATCGCGATCATCGTGTTTTCCCCTGGAGGCAAACCCTTCTCGTTCGGGCATCCGAACGTGGAATCTCTCGTCCACCGATTTCTAAATCAGGAAAAGGCTCCGGAGGAGGGCACAAGCCAAGGCACCGAACCTCTCGACAAGAGCACGACCGAGGATAATCTGAACCAGCAACTCCTCGATCTACTCAAGCGATTGAACGCCGAGGAGAAGCGAGGAGAGCTGCTTGAGAAGATGGTGAAAGCGAAACGAGCTGCCAAGGGCCAACCTCCGGTTGATCAACTCGGATTGCCTGGACTCGGAGAGTTGAAGAGCTCGCTAGAAGACCTTTGCGAGAAACTGAAAGATCGTATGATCCATCTGGACGTGTGTTCGGCGATGTTGCTTCTCGCGGCACAACCGCCGAAGATGTAAACCATTCAGAGATCTGGGTTTAGAAACTTGCTATTGTATATGCTGTGCCTTCCCAATAATAATGAATTTGGTTGCAAGTATTAAGTCGTTCCTGGAGATTGCTTTCCATTAATTTAGTTGTGATTTTGTTTTCCTACTAAGGTTTTGGAGCAGGATAATCTTGGACGTCCTTACTCAAGCGTGATCTTTCTGCGCGAGGAGAACTGCAAAAACTTTATAGATGAACAAATTTTCCTGGACTATGTAAGCATACACATCATTTTAGGtcaggaaaatttcaaataagggcatgaaatggatgcattttctcaaaagagggCTCAGAGTGAACCTTGTCTGAAAATTAGGGCATGAAGTGGCAAACTTAGTTTCAGATAAGGCTCCGAGATCACCGACTAGCCACATCGTAATATGactaggggcattttcgtctaaTAGCCTTCtgcttttttgtgttttctttctcgtcttcttttctctcctttctctttttgttttcttttctcccttttcatTTACCTTATTGTCCCGCGCTGCGAGATTGAGGCCGATGCTGCTCATCGTCATGGTCTCGATAGCGCGCAGGGATTTGACGAGGCGGACGAGACGATTAAAAAGCGAGTAATTAGCGCGTTGTGGGCGCTCCTGTAATAGAAGCCGCGACCGAGGTTGGAGAGGGCGCAGATGATGCCGTCCAGGACGAGGGAGTTCTCTGAGGTGAGGATGTGGAAAGGGCgaagaaagataaagaaaatgaaaggaaagaaaacattaataaaaggcgaaaaaagaaaagaaagaaaataaaagagaatttaACGAAGATTCGAGTGATTGGTGAgcttaagcccttatttgagactaattTGATACTTCagacttttatttgagataagATTCACCTTGGGCCATCTTTCGAGAAAACACCTCGACTTGGggttttttatttgaaattttctcttttaggtCGGATCTTCACCTAAACTTAGTTAAAGACTAATTCGTCCATAAGCAGTTGTTGTTATGATAATCCTAATCTTTGACATGAAAAGAACAATTTTTGTGAATactataccaaaaaaaaatgaagtctcaATACTTATTAAATACATAATTTGTaacaaacagaaaaataattcaaCGCAGTAATTTCTAGAGAGCCATCGGTTGGAGGAGATTGAAACTTTGAATGGTAGAATATCCGGGATGCTCTTCTCCTATACGAGAAAGTAATCCATGGATCCAGCATTAGATTACGTATTGAGTTTCAGCCCACAGGTGAAATACAAATCGAACCGGAGCGAGTGAACTGCTCGGAGTCCGACAGATACCGGACGTCCAAAAGCACAACAACGAATGTCCGATCGAGTTCACGTATGGGATTCCCCATTTGGAATGTCCAGTCATTATCCAATGGACATCCAAATTGGGAAAGACGAAAAGGGGAATCGGACTAGTTGCTATATCAGGAATGTATATCCAAGTTGAAGTCGGCAACATAAATCAAAAAGGGAAAGTGGCGATATCTCGAGGAAGGGGAAACTCGAGGCAAAGGATTTGGGCTTGATGGCTaacttaggctgcgtttggcaATGGCTTTCCCAAAGGCCGTTCGGCCTCTAAAGGTCAATGGCCAAATGCTATGGCGTTTGGCAGATTTTTTAAAgagctttgggaaaatgcatcGCATTTCCAAAAACTTCTAAAGCCTCTTAGCCCGAGGCAAATTCTAAGAGTTTTAGGCTTTAGCATTTCCAAAATGCTaatgctttttttctttctttctaattttaaagAGCTTTGGGAGAATATGTTTAGAATGATCATATGGCCGAGgctatttgggatttttgggttTTTAAGATTTTACCCATTTGTTACCGTATTGCatattttggataaaattgCCCTTGCTCTAACTGCCGAAATAAGTTGGCTGACGAAAATTTGGCCGGCTGAGGCCCTTGTCTGAGATTAACTTGGCCATTTCAGATCTTTAATTAAGACAACGTTCCCTCGTTATCCGGCTTCACTTTTAACCTTTATTTGAAAGTTTCTCCATGGGTAGTTTTTGTTTTGCATTGTTGATGTGCCGTTGATGGAGAGTTCTCCGTCCGTGGAACTATCGTGCCAGTGGTGGACAATAATACATGAATTGCACCCCCATGAAGTTAGTGTTCAAGCCGGGAAAATCTAGTGGTTAGATTTGTAAAGAGATCGGGAGATTATTTTCTGAAGAATTGTGAGGACTAAGCATGCTATAAGTTATTTAAATGTAATTAGGGCCACCTTTGATAGTTTTTGAGTGGCTTGAGTGCAGTTGGGCTCCAAGGTAGTTGTAATCTCCATTGTATTGCTTATTGCGTAGTGAAATAATGTGTTTTTCTCTTTAGAAATTGGACATCTGTTTTGTTTCCttattatgcttattttattatCCAATCTCGTGATATCCGCAACCTCCATAGAACGAATTTCTACTTGTAGTACTTGAAATTTGTTACGATAAATTCGAGCATTAATTGACTTGCTACCACAAGAAATGAAGAATCCATAGGATACTTTCTTGCCTTTAGCTTAATGGTTAGAGGTTTCTGAATTTAAACgctagttttttgttttttgggaaGGGAaggcaattttttatttcacttcAATGAGAGATATGaatttcaagataaaaatgcaaattaatcaaagcaagtaaatctaaaagataaattaacttGGTACAGCCTACAGAGAGACTCGTTCGTTACATAAAGACGGGTTTGTCATTGCATCAAAGCACAACTAACGGCCGATCACCGATTCTCACATCAACATCGTTGATGAGCACACGATGAGATTTCCTTCTCTAGTAGCGACAACTTTGCTAAAAGGGATGCGCACCTAGATTCGGCATCCCACACCATCACCATATAGATACAGTAACAACACCATTAGGTTGAAAGAGCATAGAAAACACATTGTAAGtctcatatatatttttatattggAACAAAAGAACACCCAAAtctaaaattacttttagaTCAGGaaagaaaacttgcaaaaagatatcagttgatcacaaaatcacttcCGGATAAATCGACTACGACTTATTACTTTTTACTCTTAAAAGGCCAATAGAAATGCTTGtaaaactaacttttttttattaatattgttAAAGGAAATGATTTCCTTGAGCGCATTGTAATTGTATATTCCTCTTCCTGCCAATTCCAGCGAACTAATCTATTCGATAGATTTTGTTCTATTTATGAAGTGCTATTctatttggagtcgccactaatctattGGGCTCGATTAAGAGCTGAATGGAACACTAGAGGTCATCCGATTTCTATGAACCAGATATTCTAAGTCTAGGGTTACGCTAATCTTCTAATCggtgccctttcgatacctaaaCTAATATTTCTGCTTACAAAGTGATTCAAGCGATCTTGTCAAGTTATGAATTctaagtttctttttgcttagTGTCCATGCATGGGCTATTTGATTGACTATGATCCTGGAGAGCAGCCCATACGTCAAATGAAACTAAGGAAATCAAGGCATCAAATGCAAAGAATTTCACACAAACAAAGAAGgtaggtaataaaaaaaatacaaaatgtaaGTACAGGAAAGTAACCGGATATAATCCGGGCAGAGGTATATGGCTTTGTTCTAAGCTTCAAGACACGATCGCCCATGAACTTGTTTCATGAAATTTAGTTCTAACCTAATCCTAAAGAGAAGGCTCTACAGGGCTATTGTTGCCGACGACCGTCGCCGGGGACCTCTCAAAAGATTACCCGTGACCTATTTAGGACCACCATGGTTCGGCGATCTGACCCGTGGTGAAGTCTGAACCAACCTTAGCCTGTTTTCGATGAGGGAGGTGACAGTATCCTAATaatcccttttctcttttattacCTAAACCTATATTAACCAAGGTTGTTTTATGCCAAATAATTACTAACATTTTATTCTGAGGAATTATCCACTAAAATTCTGAAAGGAATCCTATGTCTAATTCCAAAGCTACCAATTATGCCGACCCAGTCTATTAAATTATTCAATCGACTTTCCTAAATCATAGGACTAGTACCATGCCTTAAGTGAATTTAAGGGCGCgattgtttcacgaaaaaatcaagatgtggaaaacattttccaaaaaatgatcatttgtattgcttataaaaataaatgaatgaaaaatatttttatcattcatgaaattattagacataaatttttgtgaattgtggaacatattttccattgactgaTTTTTTAAGGAGATATAACTTgtcattattttgaaaaatattttctgaatcatactttttcagcaaaataaacAGAGTATAAAGATTACTCGAACCATAACATTAATCCAATGCCAAGGTAAATCTAAGAGCTACCCGAAGTATAAACTAGGCCTATGAATAATTGATTCTAAACTTACGAATAAGTGATTCTAAAGACTATCCTAGTGCCCTCTAGATTAATCCAAGGTCCCCAAGATCACAATAAAATTATCATCCCAGTCAAATTCAGATATCAAATTAAAGTTGACACCTCCATGTTTCAATATTCAACAATGGGGAAAAGGAAACatgaagtgtcaatatttgtgtacggcgctaatttggtatcattttttttatcacttaagtgccaatctttttgaaaaatgattattttagtgccaacccCGGCGAGTTTCACCGTAAATCATACGTGACTCGCCGGATGATCTAAtcggcaatttaaaaaaaaggtaaaaatcagtaaaaaaattccatgttagattaaacaaattaaaaataagctaaaaaacagaaaaataagttaaaaaatgaaaaataaatagaagtaCAGCAGCAAGGACTTGCACAGCCCTTGTCGCTGCTGCCCCATCATCGTCGGCATTTGGGGCAGCGGCGACGAGGGCcgtgcaagccctcgccactccacttcaattttttttatcttatttttatgtttaattttaatatttaaaaaaattaattcatttttaagtttaaaagccACATGGATGCCACGTGgcctttttttggaaaaaaaaaatcctcataattttaaaaaattaaaaataaatgacacaTAATTAGTTGGTCGGAATTTCTCGTcgttggcattaaagtgatcgttttttctccgatttgacacttaagtgatcaaaacaaaaatatttgcacaAAAGTGAGTACCATACACAAATAGTAGCACTCcaggtgtccttttgccttcAACAATGCGTACAATTGATTAATTACAACCTGTTTCCTAATCGTAACTACCCCATGACATGTTAATTAATCGAATGAAGGTCAATGATCACCACGCACAACTTGGAATGGTAGCAGATTATTTCATTTTGACATTTCCAATTAAGACGTCCCACTCCTAAACACTAGAGATTAAAGGATGGTTACATGCATGCTTATGATTGATCAAAATAAGttcatggaaaaaaattaaaactcacCGTCCACATATTCAAGCTACCATTGAAAAGCATGTGCAAAACAGTACTTGACAAAAGAGAGAAGCAAATTGTACCTACCACCAACACTTCATTAAAATTTGGTTTCAAGCTTTTTTCGGTCCTAGCCTAGCCTATTGTGGTTCAAATCTAATGGGCCACCCACAGTTTCAAAGCTTAGGAAGTCTAGTAACCTTTCGAGATTAGGTCCAGGGATTTCCGAGATAAGACATTAAGCCAACCAATCAGATCATCTCAGAAAATTGCGAGCCCAATAGGTCGGAAAGCCCTTGAAATCCTTCAAAACTCTCTAGCTTACCACTATTTAAGATTTTATCATTAAAGGTCCGTTATCTTAGAATATCTAAAACATGTCAGTAAGACCCCTTAACTCGATTTTATTGATTATGGCATATATCAACCTATCAAGTGTTGGGAATATCACCAATCCGGTGATTGTTGGAAAATTCCCTATCTTGTTTTGACGATaataaaaacaatcaaagactACTAATGTGTATATTGGCTGAGTTGTACCATGTGTCATATGCACAAGCTGAAATACATATGTTGTATAAAGGGCACCAAATCTTAAAGATGAACAAGATATTAGGCGTTGAAGATATATACGAGTTAGAAGGATCTACAAATAATGTGAACATTTGGAATGACCTTGATCAAGGTGAACAAGTCGAGAAGAGTGAGATTGTTTGTGATGGCTTTGAGGTACAAAGATTGAGCGAACAATGGATAGACCTTTGTGAAGGTGAACAGCTTAGTAGAATCACAATTGCCAATATGCTTGGAAGGATCAAAAGAAAGATCGGGTGTAGCGGATTTATATCAAAGCAGTAGATATTTAGCATAAAGCAGCTGCCTTATAAAGATCGAGCAGAAGACTATGACAATATCGACGATCCTTGCGAGTTTAGTGAAGATGAGGAATCGGGTAGAATGTTGATATCCTTGGAGATCTTTGGAAGCTAACTCAATCAAATAAACGAAGATGAGGTGTTAGTGGGGATGCTGATGTCCTTAGAAGCCTTTGTATGCTGAAGAAGCCAAGATGATCATTGGATAATTGATCATAAGTCATCAAgatgattttttaataaacaatACCAATGGATCCAAAGATCAGATGTGTCAATGTTTATGTCAATATTGGGTTTTGGTGTTATTTGAACAACAAACAAGTGCAAATGATTCGCTGGGAATATTATAGCTGTTGGTGAGCAAAAGATCTGTAAAGGAAGATTCAGAAATCTATCGGGGAACAAGATCGGGCATCCGTCAGCAATTTCATAACAGTGTCAGAAGTAGTAGCTGCAACAATTCTAATGGGTCTCTAACGGCTAATTTCTCTACTACAGCTACTCCAACGGATAGATTGGAGTTGGCTATATAATGGAAGACTTTCTAGGCCAAAATATTAGAGAGAACACAAAGGAAAAATGCATATATTTACTGTGACCTAATTTCTTTCGTTGTTTTTGTGTTCTCTCGAAAGATCTTCTCGGTCGTGATTTTTCTGTGTTGTAATTATGCGAAAGATCAAGTGTGTAAGAGTAAAAGCAGCAGTTGAGTCCTAAAAGTGTGATCTATCAAGTGAAAGGTTTAATGCTAGCCAATTGTGACTTGTTGAGCATATTACTAGTGGATTCTAACCTTGTTGTGGCTATTAGTCATGAGAGTGGACATAGGTTTGGGgtaaagccaaaccactatatcTTGTTGTATGCTTTGATTTCTTGTAATATTTATGCACTTGCACACACAATCGGTTTATGATATTTCAAACATCTCTTGAGCTGATATCTATAATGTCTATGCAGATGTTTGACCCAACATTTGAAGTTGAACTTATTATTTTTCGCTAGTGTTTTCATAGTTCTAAAGCAACTTATTCACCCATCTCTAAATTGTATTGTTAGCCACAACATCAAGCGCACGCGTCCtctattttttatcaattgaagattttctttaatttggtcATTTAGTGAGTTATATTCCCTTATAAATATAGCATGCTCTCAGGACTCCAAGTCACAAGAATTCACTCAACCATTTCATCAATCATTGAGTGTCTTAAACCTCTCAACTGATTCATTTGATTTCAAATTAGATTCATTCAGCTTGATTCAAGACACAAACAACAGTCTCCATCATTATCAAGCAATTAAGATCAAGTGAGGCAATCAATTTACGAGGATGTTGGAGTGTGGTTAATATTCTCCATCGACAAAAAGCCACAAAGTCTCGGGGAGCCGCTTCAGCGGGGATTGTAGGGGGTAGCACCCTTGGGACACCAAAgtgtttttataatttgagctcgtattttattggtagtttggattTGGACCCAAGAATAGCTATAGctatatataatctctttctcttgttaTTGAGAGTTATAATAAAAATGTATGAAGTGCTAATAATAGTGAAATCTTCTATTGGATacaattctaatttaagggtgaactatGACGAACCTTGTGCAAACTAAGCTAGTATCACATGCACATAAATGTTagtagggttaataccacaaaaaatcccaaattggtacacctatgacaaatttacccaaaactaattttttaaatcagaaaaaatcccaaattggtatacctataaCAAATCTAcac
The sequence above is drawn from the Rhodamnia argentea isolate NSW1041297 chromosome 9, ASM2092103v1, whole genome shotgun sequence genome and encodes:
- the LOC115727991 gene encoding agamous-like MADS-box protein AGL29 — protein: MGRRKIEIAMVTDSCTRQVTFSKRRTGLFKKANELAILCAVQIAIIVFSPGGKPFSFGHPNVESLVHRFLNQEKAPEEGTSQGTEPLDKSTTEDNLNQQLLDLLKRLNAEEKRGELLEKMVKAKRAAKGQPPVDQLGLPGLGELKSSLEDLCEKLKDRMIHLDVCSAMLLLAAQPPKM